Genomic window (Ananas comosus cultivar F153 linkage group 1, ASM154086v1, whole genome shotgun sequence):
ATCAGAGGTAGTTTTGTGGTTTTTCTATATACATACTGTTATGCTAATGGTACTCGCTGGAGTGAGATGGTTTTGTTAgcttttgtatgtacagtggaccgttttatgttttatatatacatgtttcaGTTTTAGCAGTTCTGTATTTTGGTTGTAGTTCCTATTTGTACTAGgtatagctatcgcttcgtgTACACGAAAACTTCCTATGTATACGATGGGTCTGTTGGCATGCCCGAAAAAACGTGataatccggagcgtgacaattatttaaataatttaatattaattagattaattaattatttaaatataataattagattaattaatgctttaaaattattaattagtgtttaattaatcttgttcttgATTGTTCTAGGGATAAAGGTGGAACAACAATTACATGCTTCTATCGGATTATAACAGCTTATTTCAACTACATAAGAACTACTATTCCCGGGTACGAGAAATAGCATTCGGGTACCAAACCAACCATGGTATAGTGAATAAGAGTGGAATAGTTGTTCCACCTTTCTCCTGAAACATGGTAGGAACATtcttaattaaagtttaaatctaattttaattattatattaatttattaattaatctaattgatgtattttaagttattatctattgcttaaattgttaaataaataattaatctaTTATTTATGGTTAATTAGCCCATtaagaattatttatttaatatgtttatctaataactaatatttatattggtcaactaattaaattaatttctcaATAAATTATCtcactaattaaataatttactcattaattaaaaagttaagttatattttttatttaattaaaaaattaaataattaatatatttttctgttaTCCTATaaaatattcatagctaataaaattttaatttattaaattatgttcaattaatattttgatattaattaattagataaaatattattaatttaaaataataaatacttttattccCACTATTCCAATCaataataattacttttattccCGCATTTCATGAACAACTCAATNtttttttttattaaatttaaatattttatttgttacaaATCTTTACTGATCTACTTTTATGGACTAGAACATAAATAccgattttaaatttgataaaattattaatatatttaatatttcatttacttaactcaaaattatttaattgtgaaatttaaagtagagagagaatgaaCATAAAAATTTGAAGCTTCGACGTAACATaacattataaattattattttagaaaaataacttaaaattggatataatttttttttttcctttttcggcAGACATGTTCCACTTTTTCTATGGGTGCAGTGCCACAAGGAATGTCAATCCAGTTCACTGTTGGCAAGTCATCTCATACCCGATTTGAAATTTCTTCAAACTCGGCTCTTTGCTCAAAAAACTAGCAGCAAACTCACTTTTTTCagctcaataaaaataaattaataataatactaattataattaatatgaattttttattaaaatttaactaaagCTGGCTGGAAATAATTTTGAGCTGGGCTcgaatttatttcaaattgaaaacgAGCAGGACTAACCAGCTTGTTTTAATTTCGAGCCAAACACGGGCGGgcctaaattattttaaattattttcgagcTGATCTCAAGCTGGCCCAGCGCGAGGTGACTGCTCTAGTACCCATCTTTTTGTAAGCTTTGTAATTTTGTGCTTTATGTTGGAAATcataatacaaatttaattagagtttaacTTAAAATTCTATCAGAGAGAAAAATTATCGATAATTTAGATTAGATGAATTTTattagtttaaagtgtataatttatgattttattttttcctttctgtCAATATCTCTCTTAACtctccgttaaatcatataccaaaaaactttagataccgtACCTATGCTTTATTGAATAtccactttagtatcttgtggtttaccaaatttttattttgatatcctGTGGTTTTCACTTTATTATTGATATAACGGAAAAATTAATGAAGCggataatagaagaaaaaaacgaaatcacaagatactaaaataatatattttaaaccataagatattaaggtgagaaagtgcaaaactacaagGGTAGTACTCAaagtttttctattattttatatatttagtcaTCTTGCTCTCCCATtgtcttttttaatattattttattttagtatttgatTCTAGATTATAAAGTCGGTATCAAAGCAAATCATGTTTCCAACATTTGGTATTAGTGCTAGGAAGCGCTAGACGACGACGGAGCTGAGATCATAGAGTTATGAAGAGCTAATCAGACTCGAACGGCATCAGAGTTACGCTACGTCAAAGCCAGATAGCTCGTAACTGATCGGTGTCGCTCAAGTAAAACTGAAGCAAAAGAATTGTCTTGAAGGAGTTGGCCTTCATACAACACCTAAGAGTAGGTGGCTGTGAAACTTGATGAAAAAAACGTGCTAGAAGAGATCatgaaaaaaatcaaagaagatTTGACCATGTAGTAAGGGAGGGTAGGCAAGCAAGCCGAAGTACGAAGAACTTGGCGAGATCTCTCAACAATAAGATAAAAACATCATCGTATTAAAAGTTAcatgtttgaaatttaatttttaaattctttgagTTCTGTTATGAATTTGGATTGATTTCTTCAACCTAGCTTATCAATGTTCAATGGAACGAATTTTAAGCGATAAATAATCACTgttcaataatttttagaattccAAGATTTATGGAATGTGGTGGAGAATAGAAATTATGAGAAAGAATTTAGTAACGACAAAATAgttctttcatatattttttaagcaaTAGATCTGTTGTTGATTGAAAAAATTTCAGTGATAAAGACAGTACGAGAAGCATGAATAATGCTAGCAAAAATTAAAGGAGAAGTTTCTTATTAAGAAGATTAAATTCAGGGAGAATAAGAAATTCAACTCAACAATGAAGATGTGGAAGCCCATTCGAACGATGGATCCGAGAAGCTCATACCTGGAAGATGGCAGATCACTTCGGGGTGAACAAAACCTTGAAAAATCTTCAGCGCTATGTCTATTAGCCTCACGTGCAAAACGATGCGGCAAGATTTGTGAAGGGATGTGTCTTGTGTTATGTATCTAAGCCTGCTAATCGAAAGATGGGCCTCTATACCCCTCTTCCGGTGCCGACTCGTCCTTGGAAAAATATCTCCATGGACTTCTTAGGAGGCCTCCCGAAAATCCGACGGAGTCACGACTACCTTTACATAGTGGTCAATCGATTCTCTAATTAAGATGATAGTACCGATGCTGTGCAAGAAGACAATCACCGGTGAGGAAGCAGCGCGGTTGTTCTTCCAACATGTTTGGACACATTTTGGACTACCAACTTTGATTGTGTCTGACTATGACAGCCATTTTTTAAGCAACTTTTGGCGATCTTTGTGATCCATGATGGATACAAAGCTACAACAGAGCACGGCCTTCCATTCTCAAATCGATGGTCAAACAGAAGTGGTCAACCGTATAGTTGTACATTTGCTGTAAGGATATAACGCTCGACATCTCAAGACTTGGTACGAGAGCCTTCCATACTTGCAGTTCGTGTTCAATCGAGCTATACACAGTTTCACTGGCCAGACTCCTTTTGAGGTGTGCTTGGGTTACTTACCAACAAGCCCATTCGACTTGGTATTCATGGTCGAGCAACCGCAAACCAccaagaagaaaaatgaaattgcaAAGGCCGGCATTGCTTCTTGGAGAGCGTTCAGAAAATGCATAGCGAGGTGGAGCAACAACTACAAAAATCTCAGTAGAAGTATAAAGAACGACATGATCGACATCGAGCTAAGGCAACTTTCGAGAGGGTGATCTCGTCTGGCTCCATCTCAACAAAGAGCGCTTGAAAGGTGATGGTAGGAAACTTAAACCCATTCGCTATATACCTTTCAAGATTCTAAGCAAAATTGGTGAGAAATCTTATCAATTGGAGTTGTTCGCATACATGAAAATATACACGGTCATCAATGTTGAAAACCTAGAATCCTTCGAGCCATCAATGCTGTACGATGAGCCCGGAGAAATGCTGCCAACTGTGGAAGAACTTTGGTAGAATATGAAGAGCCACTAGCTGAGGATACTATTCTGGAACGTAAAATCACAATGGCACGCAAAGGTGAACGTGAATCCTTCCGTGTTAGACAAAAAGGTCAAAACCAAGTGCCGCTAAGTGGTTCACAAGAAAAACTAGGAAAACTCAGTTTACTTACTTATAGTTCTAGATCTAGTCAAAATCAGGGAGCCATGATCCGAGAAGATCAAACATTCCGGATAAGTTTCAACCATTGCAGATAAGGCAGAGGCCGTTCGAACTACTTCGGTTAGAATAAGGATCGAGGTGGTTTTAGTAGATATAAGGCGGAGACCGTTCTAACTACTTCGGTTAGGATGGGGATCGAGGTGGtttcaaaagattaaaattagTCAAACAAATTGGATAAGAATAGATCCAATTTGGATAAGGATAAagatattattttgttcttatcTTCTTATAAGCCTGAAGATTATAAATAGGGGTTTCACTTGCTCTTATAAAGTCACTCCagtttagaaaaaattaatatacaaaCTTTTCcatatgaaaaatattgtgttcttttctttttctctttaatctgGTTTTATATATCCATCGGGGAGGATTTGTGATATTGCTTCCTCCTCCGATAGATCACGAGATGATATAATACGAAAAACACAATaaattatcttaaaaaatagTGAAGTACATCAGAGAGTTTGCCGAGTTTGGTGTGTCCATGGATTGAAAACATTAGCTGAAAAATTGTTGAATCCACATGAAAACTCTTCAAATCAGTTAAGAAAATACCTCCAATCGCTCTGATTCTATCAAAAAGTTGTCGATTGAAGAGGAAATCACAAGATCTCATCGCAAATTCGAAAGGTTCCTCCACCGTTTGAGCTCAGGATAGATTGCCGATTTATTTAGAGATCGGCGAAGAGGCGgctgagaaagaaagagagagaaaggggagggggagagagagaaaaagaaaaggagagagaggagagatgtGATTGGAATAGTGTAGGATCTTTGGAAGAtttgagagagaataaaaaaatttcgtaCATCAACAAAAAAGGATAGGTGTAAAAAGCTaggagataaaaaaattatattttgtggGGCCCATAGTTCTGAAATTATGAAGAGCCCGATTAAGATTTCACTTTTGAATGAAATTGTGTAGATAGTACCTTAAGAgcctcaaaatatatatatatatatatatgaactaaaagagaaaaaactatattttgtgGGATCCATAGTTCCGAAATTTTAGAGAGTCTGTCTGAGATTCGCCCTTTAATAGAATTGTATAGATAGGAGggccccacaaaaaaaaaaaaggtttaggagagaaaaaattttgttttgtgaAATCCATAGTCTCAAAATTACAGAGAGCCTGGTTGACGGTTCATATTTTAATGGAATTGCATAGATAGTATCATGAGGGCtccacagtaaaaaaaaaaaaaatgctagaaaaaaataaacaaaaactaTGTTTTGAGGAACCTATAGTTTCAAAATTACGGAGGGCCGGTTGAGGGTTCGTCCTTTAATAGAATTGTATATATAGATTGGGTTAATGGAGTCatgtaattttatttctcatcTTTAAAGGATTTTGGATGGCCCTTTTATGATTCTCCTAACGTGTTGTTGCTGCCATTGTATCAAGTCTTAAGAATTTCCCTGAAAATTTTgtacatagaaaaaaaaaaattaaagaaaacttTAAAACCTATCTTTCGCTGTCACCAACTCTTCTGAGGAGTACTCCACCTTCTTTCTTCTAATTCCATTTTGTATTTATGTACACAAAATTCGCCTTCCAATTATTTTCtggattataaattttgaaatatgtgACCATCCAGTTGCCTTCCTCCCCTACAATATTAGGATTatagcaaaaattatttcttttttattttgagcacTATCCAACACAAAGTACGAGTTATCTAATTAACTACGTGACTAAAACAACCAATAAATGGAAAacatgcaaaaaagaaaaaacaaaatccGCTGGGGTTCTATTTCATTAGGTAATCTACAACAAAACATGTGAAAAACATCATGTAACGTTTCGTATTAAATAGAAGCAAATCAGTTACATAAGTAATAATAATCAGCATAAACATGTAAAAAAATATCGTCTAACATATTTTGTACTAAACAGAAACAAAAAGCCAAGATACACACACTAACAAAACAAGAAACACCAATCTCTCTCCTTTCTGATCTATTGGATTAACTACATTCGAACTTCGAAAATTCAACCGTTCCTCGTGTTGCAACCCGCTGCGCTTTAAAGGACCGAAAACTGCAAAGGACCTTTTGATATTTTCTTCGTCGCTTCAGCAAATATTTTGTTCAGATGTTCCACGAACACATTGATCAGTGTAAAGCTAAACCTTTTCTAGCTTATCGCTTACAAGAGGGATCATCTCTGCCGGGCTCCTAGGAGTGCGAGGAGTACGGGGAGTCCTTGGAGTTCCGGGAacggaagaagaagatgaagactgCTGCGATAAGAGGTGCCTTACGTAGCCGTAGAAAGTGCATCCCACAAGAGTCACCGTGCATCCAATAGCATTCATACCGGATATTGGGTTCCGGAAAATAAGCCATGACACCAATATTGCTACCGCAACCTACATAACATATTGAAGAAATTGGTGAGAATTGTAAAGAAGGTATTAGGTAAGTCCCTAAAGGTATCAGCCAGATTTCATTTTTGAGATACCCCATTGCTTAGATCGTAACACTTTACCACAGGAGAATGTTCTTTAGTTGTTCGCAAGGATTAGAATCAAAATATTGTGGAAATCCAACACTTTATTTCTTCAACTTTCTTATATAGGGCAGCAATTCCATCCCTGAAGATCGAAACGATCTAAATCTTTTTGGTAAATTGACCGCTAATCCCTTCCACCATAAGATTGATTGCTTATTAGGTTACCTGAAACAGGGCTAAAAATGGTCTTTTGACAGTTAGGGATGAAATTGCTGTCACTTTATCAGGACAGTACCGGAACTGTCCGTACATTTTACTATGACATTGACCAAATTAAATCCTTAATGAGCTACATGATTGTCACATGCTAAATTTTATTGTGGCATTTTTGCAATTCAAGCGTTGAAAATGAACTCACTTTGAGGTTGCCCGCGACATTGAAGGTGACGGCAGTCGTTGAGTGTATGACATAAAAGATGGAGAAGTTGAGACAAAATGCCAACACCCCTGAGCTGAAAATGATGAATAGTGATGAAAAAACAGAATCATATGTGTAGAACCAGTTGGTGACTCCGTTTCCTTCCAATAATACGGCTGGCACAGCGAGTATCATGGTTGCAAAGGGTGCCATGTAGTATACTGTGTTAATACtggaaaagagaggaaaaattaGATTCGTCTTAGCGAAGAAAGCCAAAAAAGACAGATTTAACTGGAATTTATTATCTAACCTACTCGGACaaatttttttgtaagaaaAGCCACCAAGTtttattagatgaaaattttgcaaataaaacaaGTCTCTGCTTCTAGTTTTGTTGATTTACAAGCAAACATAATTAGAATTGTTAATTTTATCCtaagaacaataaataaaaattttccatGTGAATCCATTTGACAAACAAGCGACACAGAAAGTACATAAAAATCAAACTAAAGTTGGATACTCCAGAAAAAGCTATTGCAACATTTGGACTTATATGATGCATCATATCACGATTGAATTAATTTTGCGTGACAGCAAAATAGCTCCTTTTCAAGgactagaaaagaaagaatgaaaaattattactATTGCTCGATAAAACAAAATAGGAAATTACGATCAATGTCCAGAGAAAGTGCGCATAAAAGTAACATGCCAACATCATCCTCACTGCTAAACAGAGAGAAAGTGATCatttatcaaaaatcaaaagaaaagatttGCTACCTGTCAAATTTATAACCATGAAGAAGTGACTCTGCTAGAATAGTCTTTGTAGATGTCGCCAAGCAGCCAAATAGTGCAGCACAAAAACCAAAGAGATTGAAGCTGAGCTCTGTTATAGAGGTTAGAAGAATTcccccaacaatcggtaccaaAGAAGCCCATATGCGCCACTCGAAATATTTTCTCCACACTAACCACTGAAGAACAACTGTTTTTGAAAGTAACAAGTCAGAATAGACCCTAGACTCAATG
Coding sequences:
- the LOC109717760 gene encoding UDP-galactose transporter 1; this encodes MEESKMGSEGTFRAILAILQWWGFNVTVIIMNKWIFQKLDFKFPLTVSCVHFICSSIGAYVVIKVLKLKPLIEVDPEDRWRRIFPMSFVFCINIVLGNVSLRYIPVSFMQTIKSFTPATTVVLQWLVWRKYFEWRIWASLVPIVGGILLTSITELSFNLFGFCAALFGCLATSTKTILAESLLHGYKFDSINTVYYMAPFATMILAVPAVLLEGNGVTNWFYTYDSVFSSLFIIFSSGVLAFCLNFSIFYVIHSTTAVTFNVAGNLKVAVAILVSWLIFRNPISGMNAIGCTVTLVGCTFYGYVRHLLSQQSSSSSSVPGTPRTPRTPRTPRSPAEMIPLVSDKLEKV